cgaaagcattgtatgcCCCACGAAGCGAAACATCCGGTGAGCATCCGGTGCTAACATCCGATGGCAAGAAAGatcacgtgaccaagtgatgacgtcacgtttccgGCTCTGGACCTGCTGGGACTCGcgctgcgaaatcccacggtgaacagtcACGGCATCGGACGGACGCCGTGAGCTACAACCAAAAAATTTACTTTCCTCAATTctaaaattgagttgacccaacCCCAAGATTTCGGTGGCCCACACCCAACAACTTGAATtcgcccaattcgaaaattgagttaaCCCACGTTCAAAACCTACCTGTCCCACTCTCAATACTGACTTGGCCCAACCCAAAAACTTGACTACCCCATTCGAAAATTGAATTCACCCACGTTCAACCGACCTGGCACATCCCCAATAGTGACTAGGCCCAACCCCAAGATTTTGGGTGGACGCCCCCAAAAtttactttgcccaattcgaaaactgagttgacccacgttcataAACCGACTTGGCCACTTCCAAAATTGACTTCGCCCACCTgcaaaatttgggtggcccaccTCCTATATTGACTTCGCCAAATTAGAAAATTTGCTTGACCTACGTCCAAAACCGACCTGGGACACTCCCAAAGTagacttggcccacccccaaaatttggaTGTCCGACCCTCAAAATTGcctttgcccaattcgagcacatgaccaagtgaaaaGCATCGCGCGGAAGAGTCAGAATGTTTTCGAATTCGtgcacgtaaggatacttaagtgccTGTATAACTTTTTCTCCATGCAAGGTGCCGAGGAGGCTATCCTACAGTGGCCTGGCAATATTACAAGGATGAAGGTCTTGTAACCGGAGGCCTATACGGAACCGACGACGGCTGCCAGCCTTACGACTTCCCCCCGTGTGAGCATCACATCAAGGGTCCACTGCCTAACTGCACGGGCACGAAACCAACGCCGAAGTGCCTGCAAGTTTGCCGCAAAGGATACGAGAAGAGCTACAGCGAGGACAAGCACTTCGGTGCGTATAGACAGCCTCACAAAGAGCCCGCACTTGCTCGTAAATATTCGAACGGAAAACGACAGCACCGGGAGCGATTACTGAGTTCGGATAACACTGCTGTGTCTCCGCAGTTTCCTTCTGTAGAATAGCTAACTTGTTGTCTATGTATTTGCAAGAAATGATGTAGAGGAAGTAGGCGACTTAATTTCAATGCTCATTGGGTCACCGCATGTTTATTGTAGGGGCTGCCGCCACGTCCAGCAATTTTACTTCATACGAATAAGTGTCTTGCAGAATACAGAGTACGATAAGAAAATTGACGCTTCAGATAGGAAAACGCCAACACGATATATTCAAGTTTCCGGCCTAATTATCGAGAAAGCCTGCTTCCTCAGTGTCATAGGTCCGATGGTTCTTTTCAGCTTGCATACTCAGTTGCTCATTAACTGTATCAACTGAAATGTTCGTAAAGAACGTAAAACTTCATCACGTTTCTTGATAATACTTTACCGGTTTATGTAGTTAAGAGTGTCAATCATTTGCCCACTGTTTAATTCTGAAAGCAAACAGATCGAAACTTATTCGTATTCTGTGATTAAAGCCCACATAACCATGAAGCACTCGAAAATTCAGCTCAAGGAATGTAGCTCATTCTAAAGGAATGACTCCATTAATATATGCCTATTGTTCCAAGTTAGTCAAGTAAAACGTAGTTTTGGCCGATCTCGTCCTGCATTATGAGGACCTTCACGTGAAGCATAACGAAAAACTTCACCGGCGATTACGACCCTCCCTaattgcgaaatttgagcgcagctccatacgtgatttcatttcgcaatatagtggctggcgcggacaatctgtctcgtgcgacgCGTTACAAACGGAACGAAATAAGTGTGGCACGACagactcgctaatcgggagatcgcgaggagcagcgcgcgggtgacgcgtgggcgcgattcagagcagccgccgcagacagacctccactcatgcagcgcttttgTTTTGACGCGCTCACCGCATGCCTTATtgatggcgtcatcggtgaacagacgacgcgcagAAAGCCCCATCGTCGAAGCAGAAAGCCCCATACACACTAGCggtaaaacgcgcgcggcgcgccacCGTCgttaaaacgcagctgcggcagagcgGCCACACAAACTGGCGGCAAGCCGCTGCgtcagtcacgtgacagcatgaaaATATTACCTCCTCTCTGCAGGTGCGAGATGTCGCGTGCTTATTCCTTCGTCTGCTGACATGTTTGCGCTGTTACGTTCTTAGTTCTTCGTTCTTGACACGAGTCCGTCCAGTATGCTAAAATgcaggaacgtggactcggcctcgGGCGAAATTGGGGATTGCTGTTTTGGAATCTGGTAAAACATACCGTGCTTCTTTGTTGACGATGGCTAGGGCAATGGCAGCCTCCTCTGCAGCTTCCGAGGAGGTGTCTGGGGCGAGTGTGTGTATCCCGATGGGGGAGAGAGCGCTCAGCTATAGTTATGCCCCgacgctgccgccgccggcgccgaAGCATGCAGCAGGaccgggcgcctaagagctgcgctctaaagtgCACAACAAGTCGTCCTTGTTTCCTATATCGTACGCTTCATCTTGCACCACACGCTGGTCCTCATAACTGCAGGTTAGTTACCGTTAACCAGAGGGCACTTGTTCTTCCGACAGCGACCGTCACGTTCTTATGGCGGCAAGATTCAGTGGAGTCCACGTGCCTGCGAGTACTGAAATTCTTACACTCATTAAAACTCCGCCGCGCAACTAACTGATCTAGGACCTCTTTCATTGAAGCTATAGTTTCGGATGTAATGAGCTCTATTGCGCGCGCGTGAGCATCTCTGTGCGAGAAAGGTGTCACGCAGATAACCACCGTAATCAATACATAAGTACTAGGAAAGCAAACCTACGCTTTTTCACCGTATTCAAACTGTATTATTATTTCATTCccaacctgaaaaaaaaaaacgacaaaagaGGCAGACAAACACTAATTATTGCCTCCGCGAATATACTTTTTGTTTCTACACTCCGAAACCTATGCGCACCCCGTCGCATCGGTACTTAGGATTTGTTTCTTCTTTTCCTACAGCAAAAAAAGTTTATAGCCTTCACAGGGACGAGACCCAGATCGAGACTGAAATATACGAGAACGGGCCTGTGGAAGCGGTCTTCACCGTCTATTCTGACTTCCTGGTGTACAAGAGCGGTAAGAACGCTTCGACTGTGGCTTCGTTGAACTTATTGTTTCCATCACTTTGCGGCCTCTTTCCCGCTTCCGCCGCCCACCGTAACAATTTTGTGTTTGTGCTTAAAAAACGCGGGTTTGAAGATTCGTTGCATGTCCCTTCTTGTGGTCCCGCGTACCATCTCCTGCTAATAATTTTGTCCACCTCTGGGATCACCACAGAAAAGAGAGCGAGAAAACACTTAAATCCTTATTTCTTACCATGCGTTACATGAGGAAAGAGGCATTCTGAACTCTTTCACTTCCTCATGTGTCTCGTAGTAACCGCGACATCGATGCATCGTCGCGGCCAACATGCGACAGAAACTGCCCATCGGTATTATAGCAGCGGAATGTGGCCGCGAAGCATCTCTCATTAGATATAAATTTTGTATTGGCAATTAGAAATGTTTCTTGTCTTAATAAGGTGATCAACAATTATGGCATGATAACCTGAGGTaatttagtatttttttttcgcggaacAAAGGCCTTCGAATTTACTTTGCGGGTACAAAATCGAGACCTGTGGTTTAAGATTATGTATTAAACGGAATCACAGTACTATATGTGGCTCTTTATCGCGCAGATGAGCAAAAGCCTCATCTAACGAAGAGAATCTGATAAAATATTGGCTTTCAGGCTTGACACGCTTTCAGGCGCGCTTTCAGGCTTGGAGTGACGCCTGACATCTACAAAAAAAATTGCCATGAGCTAGTGGGGCTagactagtccaggtgcaaccaaattagaaaggcccactaagcttcacaAGGTCACTCCCTGgtgcctccctggtgcagtattcggccactacctccctcatgactcctacaattaacccatggccctcagtccacaacggctgcggagcacctgaccaaggcggcggtcagacctgcgacgcggcacaGCGTGCTAAgtatctctgggtccggacaggccgccactggaaactgaacctgacaacgttcaagacgcgcaccctatcgagtgaggctagcttagcaggactatttgaagaattatcaggtattgcctgggatattattggccatagtgatgttagaagaactggtgaggcttaaaCAGTGCTGACtgacggccacgtcctctgctacacaagtcttccagataagagagaattcggagtaggattcctagtccataaggacataacgggtagcattgatgaattctacagcattaatgagagggtatcaatcgtcgtaataaagctgaataagaggtatagaatgaaggtagtacaagcctacgcttcAACCTCcaatcacgatgatgaagaaatagaacagttttatgaagataaaCGAATTATCAATGAGAAAGGCATCaagctcagtatactgtagtcaagGGCGACTTCattgcaaaagtgggggaaaagcaggctgctGAACaatcaattggcaactacggcatcgattccgaggaacgctagaggagagatgttggtagaattgccgaaaggaataggctcctaataatgaataccttcttcaggaagcgcagcaccgAAAAGTGGGCTTggaaaaagccctaatggagaaacaaggaatgaaatagattccatactctctgctgatcccagcatagtgcaggatgtagaagtgttaggtagggtaaagtgcagtgaccataggtctaggatttctctgtttcaagagagaaagaataaaattagtcaagaagaaacaggccaacctagacgcagtaaagggaaaaagcagaccaattcaggcttgtgctcgcaaacaaaaattcagctttagaacagaaagatgaagacaacatagaggtaatgaatgaaaccgtaactacgttgatctcagaagcagccattgaagtgggaggtaaggcaccaaggcaaccagtaggtaagctgcccaaagtaacaaaggacctaataaagaaacgacaaaacatgaaagtgtcaaactcgagagaccagatagaattcgatgaactgtcgaaactcatcaacaaggagaaagtaagggatattcgaagttataacgtgaaaaagattgaggaagcagaaaaatatggacgcagcatgaaatcagtgagaagaaaacttggcaaaggacaaagcaaaatgtatgcactgaaagataagcagggtaataacatcagcaatttcgatgacatagtaaaagcagccgaagaatttccatactgacctgtacagtgcccagagcagccaagctactttcattcggagtagtgatgaacaggatactgAGGCTTCAtccataactagcgatgaagttagaagggccttgagcgacatgaccaggggaaaagctgctggagaagatggaataacagttgattcaatcaaagatggaggagatatcatgcttgaaaagcttggggccctttatacgcaatgcctcacgacttcaagtgtaccagagagctggaagaacgccaacattatactcatccataagaagggagacgttaaagaattgaagaattatggaaccattagcttgctttcagtattgtataaaatattcaccaagataatttccaatagaatcagggccaaccaagggaacaggctggcttcaggaagggatattctacgatggctCATATCCATGTGATCAATCAAGTAGtacagaaatctgcggagtacaatcaacctctctatatggattaCATAGATTatgcaaaagcatttgattgagtagagataccaacagtcctagaggcattgagtaatcaaggagtacaggaagcgtacgtgaatatcttggcaaatatctacaaggattggacagcaaccttggttctccacaagaaatgtagaaagtcacctatcaagaaagggtcaggcaaggagacacaatctctccaatgctattcactgcatgcttagaagaagtattgaagctcttagactgggaaggcttaggagtgaggatcaacggcgaatatcgcaACAACCTTtggttgcagatgacattgtcctattcagcaacaatggggacgaattacagcaaacgattgaggaccttaaccgataaagtgtaagagcggggttgaagattattgtgcaaaaaacaatgttcaatagcctggcaagggaacaagaattcaggatcgccagtcagcctctagagcctgtaaaggagtacgtttatctaggtcaattactcacaggggaccctgatcatgagaaaaaaaaattacagaaaaataaaattgggttggagtgcatacggcaggcattgccaaatgcctgactgggagcttaccactgtcgttgaaaataaaggtgtacaatcattgcattctagcggtgccaacatatggggcagaaacttggatgttaacaaagaagctcgagaacatgttgaggaccgcacaaagagcaatggaacgaaaaatgttaggcctaacgttaagagacaggagtagagcggtgtggatcagagaacaaacggggatagccgatattctagttgacattaagaggggaaaatggagctgggcaggccatgtaatgcgtaagatgaataaccggtagaccattagagttacagaatagatacctagagaagggaagcgcagtcgaggacggccgaaaacttggaggggtgatgaagttaggaaatttgcaggcgcaagttggaatcagctagcggaagacaggggtaattggagatcccagggagaggccttcgtcctgcagtggacataaatataggctgatgacgatgaaacGGAAGCATCAATGTTGCGTCCAGGTGAACCAGCAGCTGCTTTGAGTGGCTACCAGACGCAAGCACACCACATTGACAGATCGTTCGTTTCAAGCTTTACCATCGTTTGTTGGGCGGTAAAAAGACGATCTACGTGTATTTTCGGAAACCGGAGCAAAAAACAGTTCAAGATCGAGCTTCATATTCCCCATCTTCTCTCATGCTGTAAAAACTGCGTCAATGACCTTACTGTGCGTTGCCACTGACATCGCAGCttttattttacagtgaagctgtatacctctcgttggtcagaaaatttcgtggcgtaaacacaaaacgccatacCCCATGCCAGCTgagcgatagcttcgccgagctgggggagacagagctgagagagggtgaaagcagagtataaaaatagcatcgcgccgCATAGCAAATGcgagggagaggaggagtgaggtgTGTAGTAGTGGGGCGCGTAGACcatgacggagggcgacttcacaggactgaggctgcggcgacacctggcgacccaccacccagacaaacgggtggcactgggatgccccctacgaccactcccccagcgaggcctggctcgcagggagacctcgctccttctccggctccgcatcggctgcagctggacggcagcacgcagctaccgactgggacgagcgacgtccccggcctgcagctcctgcggggagccggagacgatcgaacatctcctgctggcctgcccggcgtacctccagcagcggggcccactcctgcaggagttccgccgcctgggcctcccctctggcaaggaggaagatctcctcttccccggccgacaccacctttctgcacttcgaggcgtcgtggagttccttgactcgtcagggctctccgcacgcctctaaggacatttctacaagcgggaaggcctcacggcctcccaccccaccccgggcctgaccggcctggcacaacacccctgcagactctgcagcacaccaaggccttccatctcggcctgatacgtgccgcctatgcctgccggttttgcttcgcccagccatggcgactccactctatcccttctttcgctcccacttacccctccccgttggcgctgagccgtgctccctcaagggctgcagaagatagcgccaacctttccctttccctcaagaaccacttatcggcgcGTAGACCTGCTGctgacgccgatcgcgtttccgggcgttcgcgccgaacgcgcctggtgtccgttgactgcagccgatgcctctggcggcggctcggcaggtttcagccagagaatggggggggggggggggggtatcctgTAACagcccactaggtggactcttacagaatacccccctccCTGGACACAAGTCGCTTCCGAAAGAccgaagcgagagctagggaagctgaaaccaatcGTCGCAGAAGAGCACATCCCGAGTCTCTatattgagggaagccgagagttcacgcaggcgaagaaatgaagatcctgAGGCTTATGAACGTGgctatatatattgtaatgaagaagaacgcctggacttaggcagaaggattgccaacagcatcgcgtgccgcagaagctcgagcttagagattgtgctcggtggcACGCTCGACCCGTCGTCGGCCTTTCGTCCTATAAACCTgatttataatatatatattgtgagggggtttatttatacagcagttagggctacgcaacagccttgtctcaagagcgtcggtcgctgtctcgcgctctccgggctgctggacttcgtcctcctctctcaatggctgcggactctcttccccactacattggccccggcggcgaagaggagccatcctggcgactcaaggtgaggcaagcaccagagggtcgtagtagggctttaagcggctcacgtggactgtttcacgaccgcggcagcgtctgtcggtgggaggtgtcacaggctcgacgacgtagttcaccggcgatgtgcgttcaacgatccggtagggaccgtgatatttcgctgcaaacttgcgggagagaccaggggtggggcatggaattgaaagccacacgaacgagccaacagggaaggtaggggtaggttcagccgagtcaaggcgctctttttgaagaccttgtgtcactgatgtaaatgagcgtgcgagttggcggcactcttcggcgcattgagcaagttctgaggctgggcggtattcggatgcatccgggcggt
This Dermacentor silvarum isolate Dsil-2018 chromosome 6, BIME_Dsil_1.4, whole genome shotgun sequence DNA region includes the following protein-coding sequences:
- the LOC119456980 gene encoding cathepsin B isoform X1, translated to MKFLVLCALFVVEAQGREMVPPSVEPLSDEMINFINSINTTWKAGRNFDENVPFSYIKGLMGVLPDSKKYRLPLHYHEEIPEDLPESFDAREKWSHCDSIHVIRDQSMCGSCWAFGAVESMSDRICIHTNGRVQVNISAEDLLTCCRQCGYGCRGGYPTVAWQYYKDEGLVTGGLYGTDDGCQPYDFPPCEHHIKGPLPNCTGTKPTPKCLQVCRKGYEKSYSEDKHFAKKVYSLHRDETQIETEIYENGPVEAVFTVYSDFLVYKSGKNASTVASLNLLFPSLCGLFPASAAHRNNFVFVLKKRGFEDSLHVPSCGPAYHLLLIILSTSGITTEKRARKHLNPYFLPCVT
- the LOC119456980 gene encoding cathepsin B isoform X2 codes for the protein MKFLVVCALFGVVAQGRVMIPPSVEPLSDEIINFINSIDTTWKAGRNFDENVPFSYIKGLMGVLPDSKKYRLPLHYHEEIPEDLPESFDAREKWSHCDSIHVIRDQSMCGSCWAFGAVESMSDRICIHTNGRVQVNISAEDLLTCCRQCGYGCRGGYPTVAWQYYKDEGLVTGGLYGTDDGCQPYDFPPCEHHIKGPLPNCTGTKPTPKCLQVCRKGYEKSYSEDKHFAKKVYSLHRDETQIETEIYENGPVEAVFTVYSDFLVYKSGKNASTVASLNLLFPSLCGLFPASAAHRNNFVFVLKKRGFEDSLHVPSCGPAYHLLLIILSTSGITTEKRARKHLNPYFLPCVT